One genomic window of Camelina sativa cultivar DH55 chromosome 5, Cs, whole genome shotgun sequence includes the following:
- the LOC104787588 gene encoding ATP-dependent Clp protease proteolytic subunit 3, chloroplastic, which translates to MEMSLRLASSSTSNPICLFNPGKKNLLNSPIRNQRIPRIAKKPFCVRSSMSLSRQTLSSNWDVSSFSVDSVAQSPSRLPSFEELDTTNMLLRQRIVFLGSQVDDMTADLVISQLLLLDAEDSERDITLFINSPGGSITAGMGIYDAMKQCKAEVSTVCLGLAASMGAFLLASGSKGKRYCMPNSKVMIHQPLGTAGGKATEMSIRIREMMYHKIKLNKIFSRITGKPESEIEGDTDRDNFLNPWEAKEYGLIDAVIDDGKPGLIAPIGDGTPPPKTKVWDLWKVEGTKKDNTNLPSERSMTQNGYAAIE; encoded by the exons atgGAGATGAGTTTGCGTCTCGCTTCATCTTCAACCTCAAACCCAATTTGTCTTTTCAATCCAGGTAAAAAAAACCTTCTTAATTCCCCAATCCGAAACCAGAGAATCCCTAGAATTGCGAAGAAACCCTTTTGCGTTAGGTCTTCAATGAGCTTGTCTAGACAAACCTTATCTAGTAACTGGGATGTTTCTAGCTTCTCCGTTGATTCCGTTGCTCAATCTCCTTCACGACTCCCAAGTTTCGAAGAACTCGACACCACAAACATGTTGCTCCGTCAAAGAATCGTCTTTTTGGGTTCTCAG GTGGATGATATGACAGCTGATTTGGTTATAAGTCAGCTCTTGTTACTAGATGCTGAAGACTCTGAGAGAGACATTACACTGTTTATTAATTCACCCGGTGGATCTATTACTGCTG GAATGGGGATATATGATGCGATGAAACAGTGCAAGGCGGAAGTATCAACTGTTTGCTTAGGGCTAGCTGCATCTATGGGTGCGTTTCTCCTTGCTTCTGGTTCAAAAGGGAAACGTTATTGCATGCCTAACTCTAAAGTTATGATTCATCAGCCGCTTGGTACCGCTGGAGGCAAA GCTACTGAAATGAGCATACGCATAAGAGAAATGATGTACCACAAgattaaactaaacaaaatctTCTCTAGAATCACCGGGAAGCCTGAATCAGAG ATTGAAGGTGACACAGACCGTGACAATTTCTTGAATCCATGGGAGGCGAAAGAATATGGTTTGATCGACGCTGTAATTGATGACGGGAAACCAGGACTAATTGCACCAATTGGAGATGGCACTCCTCCTCCTAAAACCAAAGTCTGGGATCTTTGGAAAGTTGAAGGAACCAAGAAGGACAACACTAACTTGCCATCCGAGCGCTCCATGACACAGAACGGTTATGCTGCCATTGAATAG
- the LOC104787589 gene encoding protein-lysine N-methyltransferase mettl10, which translates to MAGIRLLPEEPETSPQQQARPAAALTTTDSLASDDDRSIAADSWSIKSEYGSTLDDDQRHADAAEALSSANFRVSSDYSSDKEEPDADGGGQSMLGLQSYWDAAYSDELTNFREHGHAGEVWFGDDVMEIVTSWTKDLCIGISQRNMSVSDNDVTSEVNDQADKYLSSWNVLDLGTGNGLLLHQLAKEGFSDLTGTDYSEGAVELAQHLSQRDGFPNIRFMVDDILDTKLEQQFKLVMDKGTLDAIGLHPDGPVKRVMYWDSVSKLIAPGGILVITSCNHTKDELVEEVENFNIRKSNLCRGDGNDGTNAISSGSEAASRIEQPPFEYLSHVRTYPTFMFGGSVGSRVATVAFLRK; encoded by the exons ATGGCGGGAATCAGATTGCTACCGGAAGAACCTGAGACGAGTCCTCAACAACAAGCGAGACCCGCCGCGGCGTTGACGACGACGGATAGTTTGGCTTCCGACGACGATCGATCTATTGCGGCGGATTCGTGGTCGATTAAAAGCGAGTACGGAAGCACTCTCGACGACGATCAGCGTCACGCCGATGCCGCCGAGGCTCTCTCTTCCGCTAACTTCCGTGTCTCTTCAGATTACAG TTCTGATAAGGAGGAGCCAGATGCTGATGGAGGAGGTCAATCAATGCTTGGTCTTCAAAGCTATTGGGACGCAGCGTATTCGGATGAACTGACAAATTTCAGGGAGCATGGTCATGCTGGTGAAGTTTG GTTTGGGGATGATGTTATGGAGATTGTTACTTCTTGGACTAAAGACTTGTGTATTGGGATTTCTCAACGAAACATGTCTGTTTCTGACAACGATGTTACATCAGAGGTGAATGATCAGGCTGATAAGTATTTGTCTAGTTGGAATGTGCTTGATCTTGGTACTGGAAATGGCTTGCTCCTTCATCAACTTGCTAAGGAGGG GTTCTCCGATTTAACCGGGACGGATTATAGTGAAGGGGCGGTAGAACTcgctcaacatctttcccaACGTGATGGCTTTCCAAATATCCGTTTCATG GTTGATGATATCCTTGACACAAAATTGGAACAGCAGTTCAAGCTGGTAATGGACAAAGGAACTTTAGATGCTATTGGTTTGCATCCTGATGGCCCTGTCAAAAG AGTCATGTATTGGGATTCAGTGTCCAAGTTGATTGCTCCTGGTGGAATATTG GTCATCACATCTTGTAACCACACAAAGGACGAACTGGTGGAAGAAGTGGAGAACTTCAACATCAGAAAATCCAACTTATGTAGAGGAGATGGAAACGACGGGACCAATGCGATTTCCTCTGGCTCTGAAGCTGCAAGCAGAATTGAACAACCTCCGTTTGAGTATCTCAGCCACGTTAGGACATACCCAACGTTCATGTTTGGTGGGTCTGTAGGATCGCGTGTGGCAACTGTCGCGTTTCTGCGGAAGTGA